The Bosea sp. 685 DNA window TCCTGAAGGAGCTCTGGCACCTCGTCACCCATGCGACCGAGTTCGGCGAGCAGCAGATCATGCTGGTGGTGCTGGGCCTGATCGACGTGGTGATGATCTCGAACCTGCTGATCATGGTCATCGTCGGCGGCTACGAGACCTTCGTCTCGCGGCTGGGCCTACAGGACCATCCCGACCAGCCGGAATGGTTGAGCCACGTCAATGCCAGCGTGCTCAAGATCAAACTCGCCATGGCGATCATCGGCATCTCGTCGATCCACCTGCTGCGGACCTTCATCGAGGCCGGCAATATCGGCAGTGCCACGGCGACGAGCTATACCGCGACCGGGGTCATCCTGCAGACCGCGATCCACACCGTCTTCATCCTGTCGGCGATCGGGATCGCCTGGGTCGACAGGATGACGATGCCCGTCGGCAAGGAGCATTGAGAGAGCCCATTCGAAACTCTACTCCGGCGGCCGTCTGACGCGACATTCTGCGCTTCCGGTGCTCACGGACCAAAGTCCGCTGCGCTCCGGTTCTCGAAAGCCGCGCCAGCCGACTCACCGGAGCGAGTTTCGAAAAGGCCTCTCCGGTGTTTCTAGCTCCGCGCTCCGCGCGGCAGGCCCGCGCTGCGTGGCTGGGCGAGGCCCGGTGCGGTTTCCAGCTTGGCCATCTCCCGGTCCAGCCGGCTGTCCTGCGTCCAGTGGATCGCCTGCCAGCCGAGACGGCGCGCCGCCTCGACATTCTCGAGGCTGTCGTCGAGCAGCAGCAAGGCCTGCCCCTCGAGACCGAGCTTGTCCTGTACGGCTCGGAAGAAGGCAGGCTCGGGTTTCCGGGCCCCGATCGCCGCGGAATAGAAGATGTCATCGACGTGCCGGGACAGCCCGAGCGAGCCGAGCAGATGTCGGGCGCGCATATGCTCCTGGTTTGTCGCGAGAGCGATGGTGATGCCCGATGAGCGCAGGAGGTCGAGCGCGGCGAGCAGTTCGACATCAAGCCGAACGTCGTTGGCGAACCAGTACGCCGTGAAGTCCTGATACGTCAGATGCGGCGCGATCTCGGCCAGCACGGGAGCGAGCTTCTCTTCCAGAGCGGCACGGCCGATGACGATATCTGGCCAGTGCTTTGCGAAGAAGTGCTGATGCAGCAACTCCGGGTCGAGGCCCAGATCCCGCTTTAGCTCACTCGTCCAGGGGCGGCCATCGCTCGGCCTGCCTCGGACGAGGACGCCGTCGACATCGATGAGCAAGGCTCGGCGCACCGGCCTCTAGCTCCGCGCTCCGCGCGGCAGGCCCGCGGTGCGTGGTTGGGCGAGGCCCGGTGCGGTTTCCAGCCCGAGTGTCGGCAGGGCCAGCGTACGCTGGCCGCGAAAATCGACATGGCAGACGAGGAGCCCGCGCTCCTCGATATAACCGATCAGGCGGCGCGCCCGGCTCGGCGAATGGCTGCCATAGACGGCGGCGAGCTCAGCATCGGTGGGGCAGGGCGCGCGCTCGATGCCGGCCCGCGCGATGAACAGGAACAGGCTCTGGAGATCGTCGGGCAGCGCGGCGGAGGCCTCGATCGCGGCTCGCCAGGGCTCTGAGGCGGTGACCTCCTCGCTCGCGCCGGCGCGCGCCACGGCGAGCCTGCGGCGGAATTCGTCGAGGCTCAGGCTCTGGCGGCCGAGCCGGCGCATGCGGCAGCGCACGGTGAAATCCTGGTAGAGCACCGCGATCTGGCGCGTGCGCGTCTCGGGATCGACCATCAATTCACGCAGGATCTCGGCCATGATCGCCTCGCGCTCTTCCGGCTCCATCGGAATGTCCGGTTCGGGCTCAGGTGCGGGCGAGGGCCGGTAGGTCTCGATCTGGCGCAGCACGTCGTTGGCGGGCGGGCGCGGCCGTGGCGCCGGGCGCGGCGGCCAGTTGGTGGCCGGAGCCTCGTCGGCGCCGGCAGTGAAGATCAGCTTTCCCGCCTCCTCGGGGCCCTGTTCCGGCAATGGCATCAGGCCGGGCGCGCCGCCGCGATCGAGCGAGGTCGCCGGCCCGATCCGCAGCGGCAACGGGCGCTTCGACAGTGCGGGGCCGAGCGCGACGAACTGGCCGCGTTCGAGATCGCGGAACATCTCGGCCTGCTTGCGGTCCATGCCGAGGAGGTCGGCGGCGCGGGCCATGTCGATGTCGAGGAAGGTGCGCCCCATCAGGAAGTTCGAGGCTTCGGCCGCGACGTTCTTGGCGAGCTTTGCGAGGCGCTGGGTGGCAATGACGCCGGCCAGCCCGCGCTTGCGGCCCCGGCACATCAAATTGGTCATGGCGCCGAGCGAGAGCCGGCGCGCCTCGTCGGAGGCCTCGCCCGCCATCACCGGCGCGAAGAGCTGCGCCTCGTCGACGACGATCAGCATCGGGAACCAGAGGCTGCGGTCGACGTCGAACAGGCCGCCGAGGAAGGCGGCGACTGCGCGCAACTGCTCGTCGGCCTCGAGGTTCTCCAGGTTCAGCACCACCGAGACGCGATGCTGCCGGACCCTGAGCGCGACGCGCTGGAGCTCGGCCTCGCCGCATTGCGCATCGACCACGACATGGCCGAACTGGTCGGCGAGCGAGACGAAATCGCCCTCGGGATCGATTACCGCCTGCTGTACGAGCGGCGCGCTCTGTTCGAGCAGGCGGCGCAGCAGATGCGATTTGCCCGAACCGGAATTGCCCTGGACAAGCAGGCGCGTCGCCAGCAATTCGGCGAGATCGAGCAAGGCCGGCTCGCCGCTCCGGGCGGTCCCCATGTCGATGGCCGTCGTCATGCCGTGGTTGCGTCGCCTTGATTATGCCTGTCGGACCGCTGCCTTTAGCACAGCGCAACGCCAGGCTCGCTGCGCCGCAGCGCGCCTTCCACAGCAAAGGTCGTTCACCGATCGCTCAGCGCGGGCAGCGCCGGGTCCGCTCCTCGCGGGCGATATCGGCGATGGTGCGGCGCTGGCTGTTGGAGAGCGGCACGTCCTCGACGGCGTCGTATTGGCAGCCGGCATTACCGAAGGCGCTGATGCCGCGCGCGGTGCGGAAGCAATAGCCCTGCGCCTTGTAGATCTCGTTGCGGGCATACCAGAGATCGTCGCAGGTCTCGGCGCGGGCGGGAGCGGTGGAGGCGGCCATGAAACCAAAGCCCATCAGGCCAAAGCCCAGCAGGCCCAGCATCGTCAGCGTCCGGCGTGTCATCGCCCGTTCCCTTGATTCATCGGCGACGCTGAGTTTGCGGTCTGCGGCTGGCCAGGGCAACCACTGATCTTGGCCAGTCCAACCCCGCCCGGTTCCGGCCGCCGGTCTTGCTTTCATACAAAACCGCGTCGGCGCGCCGGTAGAGGCTCTCCAGCGTCTCGCGCCCGTCGAAGCAGGCCGCGCCGATGCTGACGGTGAGATGCGGCGCCGTCGCCGAGGCGTCATGGGGAATGGCGAGCGCGACGATGGCGGCGACGATGCCATCGAGCAGGACCTGGGCCTGTTCCGGCCCGGTTCCATAGAACAGCAGGCCGAATTCCTCTCCGCCGAGCCGGGCAGCGAGGTCCATCGGCCGGTGCAGGCCGGCCTTGAGGCTGCGCGCGACCAGGCTGAGCGCGAGATCGCCGGTCTGGTGGCCATAGCGGTCGTTGAACTTCTTGAAGTGATCGACATCGAGGATGGCGAGCACCACGCCGGCGCCCTCACGCCGTGCCTGCAGCAGGGCTGTCGCGGCGTGCTGCTCGAAGAAGCGGCGATTGCCGATGCCGGTCAGCGCGTCGAACATGGCGTGGTGATGCAGCAGGCGGCGCAGCAGGAACTGGTCGCGCTGGGCGTATTCGCGCAGATAGGCCCCGACGGCGCCGACGAAGACGGCGAAGAACACCAGGGTCGAGAGCCGGATATGCTCGCGCATATGGCCGGGATCGAGCATCACCTCGCCGAGCAGGGCGGTCGCGACCGCGATCAGCGTCGCAGCGCCGAGGCTCTGGCGGAAGGTCATGCCGACTGGCAGGAAGACCGCGATGATGATGACGAACTGCGCCATGTCGGCATGGGCGAGGTCACGCAGCTTCATGACATTGGCACTGATGGCGCTGGAGGTGCCGATCAGGACCAGGGCCAGGAACGACAGCCAAGGATAATCTGGCGGAGCGGCCTTGTCGGCTGCAAGGCCCCGATTCGCCACGCGCTGGACCAGCAGTAGCAGGATCGCCAGCACGACCAGGCGCAGGGTCACCGTGATCCAGACATCGTAGTGCCGCTCGGCGAGCTCGCGGGGCAGGTCGAGCCGCCAGAGATCGAGCGCCATGAAGGCGAGCCAGATCGCGAGCGCGGTCGCCGAGCAGATCAGCGTGCTGATGCGCTGATCCTGGCGCATATGCCGGCGGTATTCGTGCTCCAGCGCCGGCGAGAAGCGCAGCCGTCCGAAGCCCTTCCTCCGCTGCTCGGCATAGAGGCCAGCCTGCGCCGGAGTCGGCGCAGCTGTGGCGGCGGCGTCGATGACCTGTCCCGGGGCGTGCATGGGCGCGACCATGCCGCCGACTATCTAAAACTCCGTTTGGGCATGCAGTGGATTTGTCGGCTTTGGTTTAAGGTTTCCTCATGATACTCGCCGGATCCGGCGTGATCGGACCCATGCAGGGCGGCCGAGGGGAAGGCTTGCTGCCAGCCCATCGCGGGTCGCGCAACACCAATGTCGTGGAGCACTGGCAAGAGGGGCGTTCGGGAGGCAAGAGGGCCTTCAGGAGAATCGAACGGTGCTGAGCTACGGCTATTGCGAGCGGCTGAGCGGCGCGTTCTGGGCTGAGCCCTGGAATGCTCTGACGAACGGAGCCTTCCTGCTGGCGGCTGTCGCGGCTTTCCAACTCTGGCGGCGCAGCGGCGGTCCGGATCGGCCCACGCTGGCGCTCATCGCGCTGGTCTTTGCGATCGGGATCGGCTCCTTCCTCTACCACACCATGCCGCGGGGCTGGACGCTGGCCGCCGATGTCGTGCCGATCCAGGTCTTCGCCTTCTCCTATTTCGGGTTGGCGCTGACGCGCTTCTTCGGCTTGTCCTTGCGGGCGACAGTGCTGGGCACGCTCGCCTTCCTCGCCTTCGCTCTGCTGCTTTCGGGTGGGGTTGGCTCCTTGCTGCCGCAGCCGGCGCGCGGCTCGGCCGGCTATGCCGCCTTCCTGCTGGGGCTCATTGGCGTCACTGGAGCCTTGCTGCGCCGGCCGGACGGCCGGGAGACGGCGCGGCTGGTCGGTTCGGCGGGGCTGGCATTCGCGCTGTCATTGGCCTTTCGGACGCTGGACGGAGCGCTCTGTGGTGGCTGGAGCATGGGCACGCACTGGCTCTGGCACCTGCTCAATGCCGGCGTGCTCTATCTGCTGCTGAGGGCTGCGATCCTGCGCTAGAGCATCGGCCCGAAAAGTGGGAACCGGTTTTCGGAACAAGCCGATACAAGATCAAAACACGACAGCATCAGACCGAATACGATATTCGGTCTGATGCTGTCGTGACGGGCAACCTCGTGACGAGCAGCCGAGCTCACTTATGCGGGGCCATTTCCAGGCAGGTCAGCACCTGAACATAGCTCGGCGGGCCGCCGAGCCCCGCGCCCTCGACGCAGGTGGCGCGCTGTACGGGCGGATATTTTGTCCATTGCTGCTGCAGATCGGCCGCCGCCTTGCTTTCATCGTCGCGGCAGGCCTGGTTGGGCCGGCCGACGCCGGTCACGGGCTCGCCGGCATGGCGACAGGCCTGTTCGATGTTGAAACGGGGCGGGCTGTCGGCGACCGGCAGCACCATGCCAGACGACAGTGATAGTGCGACGAGACCGGCGATTATCATGGCATGAACCTCCGCAAAACCACGCCCCGCGCATGGAACGCAAGGTGTGCGGGGGGCGTTCCATGCGCTGGGCGTGGGGCTGCCTTGCGGCGCGAGAGTAGGCTTCAGTTCAACTTCACCAGCTCGACGCGGCGGTTCTGGCTGCGGCCCTCTTCGGCGTCGTTGCTGGCGACGGGAGCGACCATGCCGACGCCCGCCGCGCGGAAGCGCTTGGCGTCCAGTTTGTAGTCGGCCGCCAGCGCCTTGATTACGGCATCGGCGCGGCGACGCGAGAGATCGACATTGTAGTCGTAGCCGCCCTGATTGTCGGTGTGGCCGACGACGATGACGGCGAGCTTCGCGTCCGACTTCATCAGTGCGGCGATCTCCTGCAGCGTCGCGGCCGATTCCGGCTTGATCTCGGTCTTGTTGGTGTCGAACAGGATGCCGTAGAGCGCGATCCTGCCGGTCGAGCCCAGGGAGCGCGCCATCTCCTGCGCCTTCACCTCGGTCATCTTCTTTTCGCGTGATCTCGGCTCGACGATATGGACGACGGCGACTGTGCGGCCGGTCAGCGCCGTGCAGTAGGTGTTGTCGCCGAGCTGATAGGTCTGGACCGTGACATAAGCCTCACCGCCGGGGCGCGGCAGCTTGGCCGCAAAGAAGCGCTGGTCGCTGATCGTGCTGGTGACGGCGCAGGCGCCGTTCGAGAAGCTGCCATCCTTGATGTCCGCCTCGTGGAAGAAATACATCATCAGGCTGGATTCGCCGCCGCCGCCGCTCGACGAGCGGGTGTGCGCGCCGCCGCAGCCCTCGGTCTTGCAGGCAAACAGCACCGAGCCGCCGGCCGCCTCGATCTCGTCCTGGTAGTTGCGCAGCACCTCCAATGGCGAGCGATTGGCCGGCGTGACATAGACTAGGCGGGTGAAGGCGCCTTCGACCTCCTGCTCCTGCTTGGGCGCGAACAGGACATTGTTCATCGTGTCGCGCTTGTCGGTCTGCTCCAGCTTGGAGAGCGGAACCTTGAAATCGGTGAAGGCCGAGCTCGCGCCGCTGACGATGAAGGAGCCCTCATAGCGCTTCAGCATGGGGTTATCCTTCACGCCGGCGATGTCCTTGGTCGGGATCGTCGCATCCGCATGGGCTGCGCCGGCAAAAGCCATCAACGCCAACGCAACACCAGCCAGTCGAGCCCAGGACATCACCGCTTCTCCCGTTCGGATATTTGGGAGCGGGACCGTATCGACCTTTCTGGGGTGACTCAATGCCGTGTTCGCGTTGGGGAAGGTCGCTTTCCGTCTCCGCGAGAGAAGAAGGCTGCGCAGCTCGAAGTCCAGCAGGCGCGGGGAACCCGCGCCCGCTAGCTCGCGAGAATGCCCTCGACGATCTCCTGGACGTTCAGCGCCTCTGCCAGCGTCGCCAAGTGATGCGGCTGGCCCTGGGTGAGGCGCACCACGCCTTCGAGCTGGCGCTTGAGGGCGAGCGGGCGGGCCTGCTCGTTCGACATCGCGCCCGGCGCGCGCTGCCAGCTGCCATCGGGCAGGCGGCGTTCGGCGATCGACCAGTCGCAGAGCCGGACCGCGCCCTTGTCGCCTTCCAGCATCCAGATGTTGTGATCGTCCTTCGCGGTGGTGCCGACGCTGCCCTTGAGCAGGACCGGCACCTCGCCGGCGAAAAGTCGGGCCTCGATCGCGCGCTCCGCCTTGCCGGCTTCCGGGAAACTCGCGCTGGCCGAAAGCCCATGCAGCGGGCCAAGCAGCCGGCGGCTGAGGAACAGGAAATGCGACACGACCTCGCGGGTGAAACCGCCCTGGGCCGGCTTGTCGAGCCAGGCTGCGGCGTCGGCCTGCCAGGAGCGCGGCCAGGTCGCGAAGGCGACCTCGATCGTGATGCGCGAGACCTGGCCGATCTCGCCCTGCGCGACCCAGTCCCGCAGGGTCGCGACCGCAAGCGAGGAGGCGAAGGGGAAGTTGACCGCGCCCCGCTCGCCGGCGCTGGCGACGAAGGCGCGCGCATCAGTGACATCGACCGCAAGTGGCTTCTCCGCGAAGACGCTTTTGCCCGCCGCCAGCGCAGCACGGGCATGGTCGAGATGCGAGGCCGGCGGCGAGGCGATGTAGACGCAGTCGCTGGCCGCGATGACCGCGGCGGCATCAGTCAATTGTGGAACGGTGGGGAAAGTGGCGGCGATGCGCGCCATGGCGGCGGGCGCTGGGTCCCAGATGCCGCTGACCTGCAGGCTGTCGGGCGCCTGTTCGAGGATGGCGCGCAG harbors:
- a CDS encoding TIGR00645 family protein, giving the protein MSHSGEPPRVPVAVKLLPTIIFSSRWLQLPLYLGLIVAQCVYVFLFLKELWHLVTHATEFGEQQIMLVVLGLIDVVMISNLLIMVIVGGYETFVSRLGLQDHPDQPEWLSHVNASVLKIKLAMAIIGISSIHLLRTFIEAGNIGSATATSYTATGVILQTAIHTVFILSAIGIAWVDRMTMPVGKEH
- a CDS encoding HAD-IA family hydrolase, producing MRRALLIDVDGVLVRGRPSDGRPWTSELKRDLGLDPELLHQHFFAKHWPDIVIGRAALEEKLAPVLAEIAPHLTYQDFTAYWFANDVRLDVELLAALDLLRSSGITIALATNQEHMRARHLLGSLGLSRHVDDIFYSAAIGARKPEPAFFRAVQDKLGLEGQALLLLDDSLENVEAARRLGWQAIHWTQDSRLDREMAKLETAPGLAQPRSAGLPRGARS
- a CDS encoding ATP-binding protein, with amino-acid sequence MTTAIDMGTARSGEPALLDLAELLATRLLVQGNSGSGKSHLLRRLLEQSAPLVQQAVIDPEGDFVSLADQFGHVVVDAQCGEAELQRVALRVRQHRVSVVLNLENLEADEQLRAVAAFLGGLFDVDRSLWFPMLIVVDEAQLFAPVMAGEASDEARRLSLGAMTNLMCRGRKRGLAGVIATQRLAKLAKNVAAEASNFLMGRTFLDIDMARAADLLGMDRKQAEMFRDLERGQFVALGPALSKRPLPLRIGPATSLDRGGAPGLMPLPEQGPEEAGKLIFTAGADEAPATNWPPRPAPRPRPPANDVLRQIETYRPSPAPEPEPDIPMEPEEREAIMAEILRELMVDPETRTRQIAVLYQDFTVRCRMRRLGRQSLSLDEFRRRLAVARAGASEEVTASEPWRAAIEASAALPDDLQSLFLFIARAGIERAPCPTDAELAAVYGSHSPSRARRLIGYIEERGLLVCHVDFRGQRTLALPTLGLETAPGLAQPRTAGLPRGARS
- a CDS encoding YARHG domain-containing protein, with the protein product MTRRTLTMLGLLGFGLMGFGFMAASTAPARAETCDDLWYARNEIYKAQGYCFRTARGISAFGNAGCQYDAVEDVPLSNSQRRTIADIAREERTRRCPR
- a CDS encoding GGDEF domain-containing protein, which gives rise to MVAPMHAPGQVIDAAATAAPTPAQAGLYAEQRRKGFGRLRFSPALEHEYRRHMRQDQRISTLICSATALAIWLAFMALDLWRLDLPRELAERHYDVWITVTLRLVVLAILLLLVQRVANRGLAADKAAPPDYPWLSFLALVLIGTSSAISANVMKLRDLAHADMAQFVIIIAVFLPVGMTFRQSLGAATLIAVATALLGEVMLDPGHMREHIRLSTLVFFAVFVGAVGAYLREYAQRDQFLLRRLLHHHAMFDALTGIGNRRFFEQHAATALLQARREGAGVVLAILDVDHFKKFNDRYGHQTGDLALSLVARSLKAGLHRPMDLAARLGGEEFGLLFYGTGPEQAQVLLDGIVAAIVALAIPHDASATAPHLTVSIGAACFDGRETLESLYRRADAVLYESKTGGRNRAGLDWPRSVVALASRRPQTQRRR
- a CDS encoding ceramidase domain-containing protein, coding for MLSYGYCERLSGAFWAEPWNALTNGAFLLAAVAAFQLWRRSGGPDRPTLALIALVFAIGIGSFLYHTMPRGWTLAADVVPIQVFAFSYFGLALTRFFGLSLRATVLGTLAFLAFALLLSGGVGSLLPQPARGSAGYAAFLLGLIGVTGALLRRPDGRETARLVGSAGLAFALSLAFRTLDGALCGGWSMGTHWLWHLLNAGVLYLLLRAAILR
- a CDS encoding OmpA family protein codes for the protein MSWARLAGVALALMAFAGAAHADATIPTKDIAGVKDNPMLKRYEGSFIVSGASSAFTDFKVPLSKLEQTDKRDTMNNVLFAPKQEQEVEGAFTRLVYVTPANRSPLEVLRNYQDEIEAAGGSVLFACKTEGCGGAHTRSSSGGGGESSLMMYFFHEADIKDGSFSNGACAVTSTISDQRFFAAKLPRPGGEAYVTVQTYQLGDNTYCTALTGRTVAVVHIVEPRSREKKMTEVKAQEMARSLGSTGRIALYGILFDTNKTEIKPESAATLQEIAALMKSDAKLAVIVVGHTDNQGGYDYNVDLSRRRADAVIKALAADYKLDAKRFRAAGVGMVAPVASNDAEEGRSQNRRVELVKLN
- a CDS encoding Gfo/Idh/MocA family oxidoreductase, with the protein product MTDPHESCYPALPSQLETLTAMPQATLSIGIIGAGIMGERLLRAILEQAPDSLQVSGIWDPAPAAMARIAATFPTVPQLTDAAAVIAASDCVYIASPPASHLDHARAALAAGKSVFAEKPLAVDVTDARAFVASAGERGAVNFPFASSLAVATLRDWVAQGEIGQVSRITIEVAFATWPRSWQADAAAWLDKPAQGGFTREVVSHFLFLSRRLLGPLHGLSASASFPEAGKAERAIEARLFAGEVPVLLKGSVGTTAKDDHNIWMLEGDKGAVRLCDWSIAERRLPDGSWQRAPGAMSNEQARPLALKRQLEGVVRLTQGQPHHLATLAEALNVQEIVEGILAS